One Loxodonta africana isolate mLoxAfr1 chromosome 6, mLoxAfr1.hap2, whole genome shotgun sequence DNA window includes the following coding sequences:
- the HDLBP gene encoding vigilin, producing the protein MSSVAVLTQESFAEHRSGLIPQQIKVATLNSEEESDPPTYKDAFPPLPEKAACLENAQEPAGAWSNKIRPIKASVITQVFHVPLEERKYKDMNQFGEGEQAKICLEIMQRTGAHLELSLAKDQGLSIMVSGKLDAVMKARKDIVARLQTQASATVAIPKEHHRFVIGKNGEKLQDLELKTATKIQIPRPDDPSNQIKITGTKEGIEKARHEVLLISAEQDKRAVERLEVEKAFHPFIAGPYNRLVGEIMQETGTRINIPPPSVSRTEIVFTGEKEQLAQAVARIKKIYEEKKKKTTTIAVEVKKSQHKYVIGPKGNSLQEILERTGVSVEIPPSDSASETVILRGEPEKLGQALTEVYAKANSFTVSSVSAPSWLHRFIIGKKGQNLAKITQQMPKVHIEFTEGEDKITLEGPTEDVNVAQGQIEAMVKDLVNRMDYVEINIDHKFHRHLIGKSGSNINRIKDQYKVSVRIPPDSEKSNLIRIEGDPQGVQQAKRELLELASRMENERTKDLIIEQRFHRTIIGQKGERIREIRDKFPEVIINFPDPAQKSDIVQLRGPKNEVEKCTKYMQKMVADLVENSYSISVPIFKQFHKNIIGKGGANIKKIREESNTKIDLPAENSNSETIIITGKRANCEAARSRILSIQKDLANIAEVEVSIPAKLHNSLIGTKGRLIRSIMEECGGVHIHFPVEGSGSDTVVIRGPSSDVEKAKKQLLHLAEEKQTKSFTVDIRAKPEYHKFLIGKGGGKIRKVRDSTGTRIIFPAAEDKDQDLITIIGKEDAVKEAQKELEALIQNLDNVVEDYMVVDPRHHRHFVIRRGQVLREIAEEYGGVMVSFPRSGTQSDKVTLKGAKDCVEAAKKRIQEIIEDLEAQVTMECAIPQKFHRSVMGPKGSRIQQITRDYGVQIKFPDREENPVHSVEPAMQENGDETAEGRDTKEADPGSPRRCDIIVISGRKEKCEAAKEALEALVPVTTEVEVPFDLHRYIIGQKGSGIRKMMDEFEVNIQVPAPELQSDIIAITGLAANLDRAKAGLLERVRELQAEQEDRALRSFKLSVTVDPRYHPKIIGRKGAVITQIRLEHDVNIQFPDKDDGSQPQDQITITGYEKNTEAARDAILKIVGELEQMVSEDVPLDHRVHARIIGARGKAIRKVMDEFKVDIRFPQSGAPDPNCVTVTGLPENVEEAIDHILNLEEEYLADVVDNESLQVYMKPPTHEETKAPSKGFVVRDAPWTANNSEKAPDMSSSEEFPSFGAQVAPKTLPWGPKR; encoded by the exons TTGCTACTTtaaattcagaagaggagagcGACCCTCCAACCTACAAGGATGCCTTCCCTCCGCTCCCTGAGAAGGCAGCCTGCCTGGAGAACGCCCAGGAGCCCGCTGGGGCCTGGAGCAACAAGATCCGGCCCATCAAGGCTTCTGTCATCACTCAG GTGTTCCATGTGCCCCTGGAGGAGAGGAAGTACAAGGACATGAACCAGTTTGGAGAAGGTGAACAAGCAAAAATCTGCCTTGAGATCATGCAGCGGACGGGTGCACACCTGGAGCTGTCCCTTGCCAAAGACCAGGGCCTCTCCATCATGGTCTCGGGGAAGCTGGATGCCGTCATGAAAGCCCGGAAGGACATTGTCGCCAGACTGCAAACGCAG GCCTCAGCGACCGTTGCTATTCCCAAAGAACATCATCGCTTTGTGATTGGCAAAAATGGAGAGAAACTGCAAGACCTGGAGCTAAAAACTGCAACCAAAATCCAGATCCCACGCCCAGATGACCCGAGCAATCAGATCAAGATCACCGGCACCAAAGAGGGCATCGAGAAGGCTCGCCACGAGGTCCTGCTCATCTCAGCTGAGCAG GACAAACgtgctgtggagaggctggaagtGGAGAAGGCCTTCCATCCCTTCATCGCCGGGCCCTACAATAGGCTCGTGGGTGAGATCATGCAGGAGACAGGGACACGCATCAACATCCCACCCCCCAGCGTCAGCCGGACGGAGATCGTCTTCACCGGGGAGAAGGAGCAGCTGGCCCAGGCGGTGGCACGCATCAAGAAGATTTATGAGGAAAAG AAAAAGAAGACCACCACCATCGCAGTGGAGGTGAAGAAATCACAGCACAAGTATGTCATCGGGCCCAAGGGCAATTCCCTGCAGGAGATCCTGGAGAGGACCGGGGTTTCTGTGGAGATACCTCCCTCAGACAGCGCCTCAGAGACCGTGATCCTTCGTGGCGAGCCTGAGAAGCTGGGGCAGGCGCTGACCGAGGTCTACGCCAAG GCCAACAGTTTCACCGTTTCCTCTGTCTCTGCCCCCTCCTGGCTGCACCGTTTCATCATTGGCAAGAAAGGACAGAACCtggccaagatcacacagcagaTGCCAAAG GTTCACATCGAGTTCACCGAGGGCGAAGACAAGATCACCCTAGAAGGCCCCACGGAGGATGTGAACGTGGCCCAGGGACAGATTGAGGCCATGGTCAAGGACTTG GTTAACCGGATGGACTACGTAGAGATCAACATCGACCACAAGTTCCACAGACACCTCATCGGAAAGAGCGGATCGAACA TAAACAGAATCAAGGACCAGTACAAGGTGTCTGTGCGCATCCCTCCTGACAGCGAAAAGAGCAACCTGATCCGCATTGAGGGGGACCCGCAGGGCGTGCAGCAGGCCAAGCGGGAGCTGCTGGAACTAGCCTCACGCATG GAAAACGAGCGTACCAAGGACCTAATCATTGAACAGAGATTTCATCGCACAATCATTGGGCAGAAGGGTGAACGGATCCGTGAGATTCGTGACAAATTTCCAGAG GTTATCATCAATTTTCCAGACCCAGCACAAAAAAGTGACATTGTCCAACTCAGAGGACCCAAGAATGAGGTTGAAAAATGCACAAAATACATGCAGAAGATGGTGGCAGACCTG gtggAAAATAGCTATTCAATTTCCGTCCCAATCTTCAAACAGTTTCACAAGAACATCATTGGGAAAGGAGGTGCAAACATTAAAAAG ATTCGTGAAGAAAGCAACACCAAGATTGACCTTCCAGCCGAGAATAGCAATTCAGAGACCATTATCATCACAGGCAAGCGGGCAAACTGTGAAGCTGCCCGAAGCCGGATTCTTTCTATtcagaaagacctg GCCAACATCGCCGAGGTGGAGGTCTCCATCCCAGCCAAGCTGCACAACTCCCTCATTGGCACCAAGGGCCGCCTGATCCGTTCCATCATGGAGGAGTGCGGCGGCGTCCACATCCACTTTCCCGTGGAAGGTTCCGGAAGTGACACAGTTGTCATTAGGGGGCCTTCCTCAGATGTGGAGAAGGCCAAGAAGCAGCTCCTGCACCTGGCTGAGGAGAAG CAAACCAAGAGCTTCACAGTTGACATCCGCGCCAAGCCAGAGTACCACAAGTTCCTCATTGGCAAGGGGGGTGGCAAGATCCGCAAGGTGCGCGACAGCACCGGCACCCGCATCATCTTCCCCGCGGCCGAGGACAAGGACCAGGACCTGATCACCATCATCGGAAAGGAGGACGCCGTCAAGGAGGCCCAGAAGGAGCTGGAGGCCCTGATCCAGAACCTG GATAACGTGGTGGAAGACTACATGGTGGTGGACCCCAGGCACCACCGCCATTTTGTTATCCGGAGGGGCCAGGTCCTGCGGGAGATTGCAGAAGAGTATGGTGGTGTGATGGTGAGCTTCCCACGTTCTGGCACGCAGAGCGACAAGGTCACTCTCAAGGGTGCCAAGGACTGCGTGGAGGCCGCCAAGAAGCGTATCCAGGAGATCATCGAGGACCTG GAGGCTCAGGTGACGATGGAATGCGCAATTCCCCAGAAGTTCCACCGGTCTGTCATGGGCCCCAAGGGTTCCCGGATCCAGCAGATCACTCGGGATTACGGCGTCCAGATCAAGTTCCCTGACAGAGAGGAGAACCCAG TTCACAGTGTGGAGCCAGCCATGCAGGAGAATGGGGACGAGACCGCAGAGGGGAGAGATACCAAAGAGGCCGACCCTGGTTCTCCAAGGAGATGTGACATCATCGTCATCTCCGGCCGGAAGGAGAAATGTGAGGCTGCCAAGGAAGCTCTGGAG GCGCTGGTTCCTGTCACGACTGAAGTTGAGGTGCCCTTTGACCTCCACCGGTACATCATCGGGCAGAAAGGCAGTGGGATCCGCAAGATGATGGACGAGTTTGAG GTGAACATACAAGTCCCGGCCCCTGAGCTGCAGTCAGATATCATTGCCATCACTGGCCTGGCCGCCAACCTGGACCGAGCCAAGGCCGGACTGCTGGAGCGGGTGAGGGAGCTGCAGGCCGAGCAGGAGGACAGG GCCTTGAGGAGTTTCAAGCTGAGCGTCACTGTAGATCCCAGATACCACCCCAAAATCATCGGTCGGAAGGGGGCTGTGATCACGCAGATCCGCCTGGAGCATGATGTGAACATCCAGTTCCCTGACAAGGACGATGGAAGCCAG CCCCAGGACCAGATCACCATCACAGGCTACGAGAAGAACACAGAGGCAGCCCGCGATGCCATCCTGAAGATTGTGGGCGAGCTGGAGCAGATGGTCTCTGAGGACGTTCCACTAGACCACCGCGTCCACGCCCGCATCATCGGTGCCCGTGGAAAGGCCATCCGCAAGGTCATGGATGAGTTCAAG GTGGACATCCGCTTTCCCCAGAGTGGGGCCCCAGATCCCAACTGCGTGACTGTGACGGGCCTCCCAGAGAACGTGGAGGAAGCCATTGACCACATCCTCAACCTGGAGGAGGAATAC CTGGCAGATGTGGTGGACAATGAGTCACTGCAGGTGTACATGAAGCCCCCGACACACGAGGAGACCAAGGCCCCATCCAAGGGCTTTGTGGTGCGGGACGCTCCCTGGACGGCTAACAACAGTGAGAAG GCTCCAGACATGAGCAGCTCTGAGGAATTCCCCAGCTTCGGGGCTCAGGTGGCCCCCAAGACCCTCCCGTGGGGCCCCAAGCGATAA